In Alicyclobacillus macrosporangiidus CPP55, a single window of DNA contains:
- the gcvT gene encoding glycine cleavage system aminomethyltransferase GcvT: protein MAELKRTSLYPLYQAYGAKTVEFGGWEMPVQFSGILREHEAVRTRAGLFDVSHMGEFEIRGPDALRLLQHVVTNDVQRLEPGAALYTPMTNERGGCVDDLLVYRWETNRFWVVVNAANIEKDFRWLVDWRDKLGLAAEVIDRSAGIALLALQGPLAEQILQGLTDTDLRPLRYYHFCEGRVLGKPVVISRTGYTGEDGFELYAAAEDSPALWEGILAHGQPLGLIPAGLGARDTLRLEARLPLYGHELTDDITPLEAGLGVFVKWDKGDFVGREVLAEQKAQGVKRRIAGIQMQERAIPRQGYAVRADGREIGRVTSGTQSPTLKVPIALALIDAGYAGVGVQVTVDVRGKEAAAVVVKTPFYKRDRRSDG, encoded by the coding sequence GTGGCAGAACTGAAAAGGACGTCCCTGTACCCGCTCTACCAAGCGTACGGCGCGAAGACGGTGGAGTTCGGCGGGTGGGAGATGCCTGTACAATTTTCGGGGATTCTGCGGGAGCACGAAGCGGTTCGGACCCGTGCCGGGTTATTCGATGTCTCGCACATGGGCGAATTCGAGATCCGGGGTCCGGACGCGTTGAGGCTTCTGCAGCACGTGGTCACCAACGACGTGCAGCGCCTGGAACCGGGTGCAGCGCTGTACACCCCGATGACCAACGAGCGGGGTGGCTGCGTGGACGACCTGCTGGTGTACCGCTGGGAAACGAACCGGTTTTGGGTGGTCGTCAACGCGGCGAACATCGAGAAAGACTTCCGCTGGCTTGTCGATTGGCGGGACAAGCTGGGCCTGGCCGCTGAGGTGATCGACCGATCCGCGGGCATCGCCCTGTTGGCGTTGCAGGGGCCACTCGCGGAGCAGATTCTGCAGGGGCTGACCGACACCGATTTGCGGCCACTGCGGTATTACCACTTTTGCGAAGGACGGGTACTGGGCAAGCCGGTCGTGATCTCACGAACGGGGTACACCGGAGAGGATGGGTTCGAACTGTACGCGGCGGCGGAGGATAGTCCGGCGCTGTGGGAGGGCATCCTCGCCCACGGCCAGCCGCTGGGGTTGATCCCCGCGGGCTTGGGAGCGCGCGATACGTTGCGGTTGGAGGCCCGGCTGCCGTTGTACGGGCACGAGCTCACGGACGACATCACGCCCCTGGAGGCGGGGCTCGGGGTGTTCGTCAAGTGGGACAAGGGCGACTTCGTCGGACGCGAGGTGCTCGCTGAGCAGAAGGCGCAAGGCGTCAAGCGCCGGATAGCCGGCATCCAGATGCAGGAGCGGGCCATCCCGCGCCAAGGCTATGCGGTCCGCGCGGATGGCCGCGAGATCGGGCGGGTGACGTCGGGAACCCAGTCGCCGACGCTCAAGGTGCCCATCGCCCTGGCCTTGATCGATGCGGGTTACGCCGGCGTGGGCGTTCAGGTCACGGTGGACGTGCGCGGCAAGGAGGCGGCGGCCGTGGTCGTGAAGACGCCGTTTTACAAGCGGGATCGCCGTTCGGACGGCTGA
- a CDS encoding YqhV family protein: MAWVHGGTAMFEVIDKVVYAMAGLRVLSSLAELTGACLMLYFGTAASALQVNAVLALVGPLVLVTVTMLGISGLAGEIALWRIALIVLGVGCILLGARG; this comes from the coding sequence GTGGCATGGGTGCACGGCGGAACAGCGATGTTTGAGGTCATCGACAAAGTGGTGTACGCGATGGCCGGGCTGCGTGTCCTGTCCAGTTTGGCGGAGTTGACGGGTGCTTGCCTGATGCTTTACTTCGGCACGGCCGCCTCGGCGTTGCAGGTCAATGCGGTGCTCGCCCTGGTCGGACCGCTTGTCTTGGTCACGGTGACGATGCTCGGCATCAGCGGGCTCGCCGGCGAGATCGCCCTGTGGCGCATCGCGTTGATTGTGCTCGGCGTGGGCTGCATCCTGCTCGGAGCAAGAGGTTAG
- the spoIIIAD gene encoding stage III sporulation protein AD, with protein MQILQLVGIGLTATVIVVVLRERMPQFAMMVGLMAGIVLFLAVLGPMQDVVHALTDLAQAARVDQGFLGTVLKIIGIAYIVEFAAQVARDAHEGALAGKIELVGKVGIVVLALPIITGVVESLVHLLP; from the coding sequence GTGCAAATCTTACAGCTGGTGGGCATCGGATTGACGGCGACGGTCATCGTGGTGGTGCTTCGGGAGCGGATGCCGCAGTTCGCGATGATGGTCGGCCTGATGGCGGGTATCGTCCTGTTCCTCGCGGTCCTCGGACCGATGCAGGACGTGGTGCACGCGCTCACGGACCTCGCGCAGGCCGCGCGGGTCGATCAGGGATTTCTCGGCACCGTGCTGAAGATCATCGGGATTGCGTACATCGTCGAATTCGCCGCGCAGGTCGCCCGGGACGCCCATGAAGGCGCGTTGGCCGGAAAGATTGAACTGGTGGGCAAAGTCGGCATCGTCGTCCTGGCGCTGCCCATCATCACGGGTGTGGTCGAGTCGTTGGTGCATCTTCTGCCGTGA
- the spoIIIAB gene encoding stage III sporulation protein SpoIIIAB has protein sequence MKAIGAALVFVACTGIGFRIARDYRERPRQLRALMQGMRLLQAEVEYSVTPLPAALRRVSERVSPPAGVLFASAADILQDGDVPVADALARALNEAERLSALRDADLEVVREFGRTLGTSDRVHQSQQFEVAIARLAGLEEEARELQRTHERLWQYIGALVGLTIVILLY, from the coding sequence ATGAAAGCGATTGGCGCCGCCCTGGTGTTCGTGGCCTGCACCGGGATCGGCTTTCGCATCGCCCGCGACTACCGGGAGAGGCCACGCCAACTGCGCGCGCTGATGCAGGGGATGCGGTTGCTGCAGGCGGAGGTGGAGTACAGTGTCACGCCGCTGCCCGCCGCGCTTCGCCGCGTGTCGGAACGCGTCTCGCCTCCCGCTGGTGTCCTGTTCGCCTCCGCTGCGGACATCCTGCAGGACGGCGACGTCCCGGTGGCGGACGCACTGGCGCGCGCCCTGAACGAGGCCGAACGATTATCCGCCTTGCGTGACGCCGACCTGGAGGTGGTGCGGGAGTTCGGCCGGACGCTCGGCACGTCGGACCGGGTGCACCAGAGCCAGCAGTTCGAGGTGGCCATCGCTCGTCTGGCCGGGTTGGAGGAGGAGGCGCGCGAGCTTCAGCGCACGCACGAGCGCCTGTGGCAATACATCGGGGCGCTGGTGGGGCTGACGATTGTGATCCTGCTGTACTAA
- the gcvPA gene encoding aminomethyl-transferring glycine dehydrogenase subunit GcvPA yields MNRYSYIPHTAEDRQKMMAYLGIPDTEALFSDIPESVRMRRPLQLPAAMSELALERHLQQLSRKNLDFSQVTSFLGAGAYEHYVPSVVDAIVSRSEFYTSYTPYQPEISQGMLQAIFEYQTMVAELTGMDIANASMYDGPTALAEAGLVCCVHTRRNKLLVAANLHPEYRAVLETYAAGQAVEVVEIPLRGGCVNPEALRQLCDSTVAGVLVQYPNFFGCVEDLQAMADIAHSAGALLVVAAYPIALGWLAAPGQRGADIVVAEGQSLGNAVAYGGPYLGIMAANKDLMRRLPGRIVGQTTDAQGRRGFVLTLQAREQHIRREKATSNICTNQALNALAATVYLAYMGPAGLREVALQNHHKARYLQERLCALPGVERVFPEPYFNEFVLRLPRPVAQVQQKLLEQGFLFGFDLGQAFPDLEGCVLLTVTEVRTREEMDAVVSALEGCL; encoded by the coding sequence TTGAACCGTTACAGCTATATTCCCCACACCGCAGAAGACCGGCAGAAGATGATGGCGTACCTCGGCATCCCGGACACGGAGGCTTTGTTCAGCGACATCCCGGAATCGGTGCGGATGCGCCGCCCGCTGCAACTTCCGGCGGCGATGTCCGAACTGGCGCTGGAGCGCCATCTTCAGCAGCTGTCTCGCAAGAATCTGGACTTTTCGCAGGTGACGAGCTTTCTCGGCGCTGGGGCGTACGAGCACTATGTCCCGAGCGTCGTCGACGCCATCGTCAGCCGGTCCGAGTTCTACACTTCCTACACGCCGTATCAACCGGAGATCAGCCAGGGCATGCTCCAGGCTATCTTTGAATACCAGACGATGGTGGCTGAGTTGACCGGCATGGACATCGCCAACGCGTCCATGTACGACGGTCCCACTGCGCTGGCGGAGGCAGGACTCGTGTGCTGCGTCCACACGCGGCGGAACAAACTGCTCGTCGCGGCCAACCTGCATCCGGAGTACCGGGCGGTGTTGGAGACGTACGCCGCCGGGCAGGCGGTGGAAGTGGTGGAGATTCCGCTGCGCGGGGGATGCGTGAACCCCGAGGCCTTGAGGCAATTGTGCGACAGCACGGTGGCCGGGGTGTTGGTGCAGTACCCGAATTTCTTCGGCTGTGTGGAGGACCTGCAGGCGATGGCGGACATCGCGCACAGTGCAGGCGCACTGCTCGTCGTGGCCGCTTATCCCATCGCCCTTGGATGGCTCGCGGCTCCGGGCCAGCGCGGCGCGGACATCGTGGTCGCCGAAGGCCAGTCGCTCGGCAATGCCGTCGCCTACGGGGGGCCGTACCTCGGCATCATGGCGGCCAACAAGGACCTGATGCGGCGGCTGCCGGGGCGCATCGTCGGGCAGACGACAGATGCTCAGGGCCGGCGCGGATTCGTTTTGACCCTGCAAGCGCGCGAACAGCACATCCGGCGCGAGAAGGCGACGTCCAACATCTGCACCAACCAGGCGCTCAACGCCCTGGCTGCGACCGTTTACTTGGCCTACATGGGTCCAGCAGGCCTGCGTGAAGTGGCGCTGCAGAACCACCACAAAGCGCGCTATCTGCAGGAGCGCCTGTGCGCGCTACCCGGCGTGGAGCGGGTCTTCCCGGAACCGTATTTCAACGAGTTCGTTCTGCGGCTCCCAAGGCCCGTCGCACAAGTCCAGCAGAAGCTGCTCGAGCAAGGATTCCTGTTCGGGTTCGATCTCGGACAGGCATTTCCCGATCTGGAAGGTTGCGTCCTGCTGACCGTCACCGAAGTGCGCACGCGCGAAGAGATGGACGCCGTCGTCTCGGCATTGGAGGGATGCTTGTGA
- the spoIIIAA gene encoding stage III sporulation protein AA codes for MWNRESAPAGEWPWQQVFRVCPPDVAQRLQNLPSPVLERVEELRFRLHQPLQLCGASLDQFLHREQGLTRSPDDAIRVTEDHLMRVIQVVTQSSLYAVEDDLRRGFVTMPGGHRVGVAGRAVLYESGSVRSIRSITSVNVRIARERLGAADPLRAHVQDPVSGAPLSVLLISPPQCGKTTLLRDLARLWSEGGMPAGRPCKVAVVDERSEIAGCVEGVPQFRLGPRTDVLDACPKAEGMLMAIRSLSPDIVVTDEIGRAQDVGAILEAAHAGVAVLASAHARNLDEWRTRPHMGELFHGQAFHRYVVLSRRRGPGTIESILDARGLPVAGFSNLSRRTDAP; via the coding sequence GTGTGGAACCGGGAATCCGCTCCGGCAGGGGAATGGCCCTGGCAGCAGGTGTTCCGCGTCTGTCCGCCCGACGTCGCCCAGCGCCTGCAAAACCTCCCGTCGCCGGTCCTGGAGCGGGTGGAGGAACTCAGGTTTCGCCTTCACCAACCGCTGCAGCTGTGCGGGGCGAGCCTGGACCAATTCTTGCATCGGGAACAGGGTTTGACCCGCAGCCCCGACGACGCCATCCGGGTCACCGAGGATCATCTGATGCGGGTCATCCAGGTCGTCACGCAGTCTTCCCTGTATGCGGTGGAGGACGATCTGCGCCGTGGGTTCGTCACCATGCCGGGCGGTCACCGGGTGGGCGTCGCCGGCCGGGCGGTGTTGTACGAGTCAGGGTCCGTGCGATCCATTCGAAGCATCACGTCCGTCAACGTCCGGATCGCCAGGGAACGGCTGGGCGCGGCCGATCCGCTGCGCGCCCACGTGCAAGACCCGGTCAGCGGCGCACCGCTGAGCGTGCTGCTCATCTCGCCGCCGCAGTGCGGAAAGACCACACTCCTTCGCGACCTGGCCCGGCTGTGGAGCGAGGGAGGCATGCCCGCAGGGCGTCCGTGCAAGGTGGCCGTGGTCGACGAGCGCTCCGAGATCGCAGGGTGTGTGGAGGGCGTGCCGCAGTTCCGCCTGGGCCCACGGACCGATGTGCTCGACGCGTGTCCGAAAGCGGAGGGGATGTTGATGGCCATCCGCAGCCTTTCTCCGGACATCGTGGTGACGGACGAGATCGGGCGTGCCCAGGACGTCGGCGCCATCCTGGAGGCGGCGCACGCGGGGGTGGCGGTGCTCGCCAGCGCCCACGCGCGAAATCTCGACGAGTGGCGGACGCGGCCCCACATGGGAGAACTGTTTCACGGGCAGGCGTTCCACCGTTATGTGGTCCTCAGCCGCCGCCGCGGCCCCGGGACCATCGAGTCCATCCTCGACGCCAGAGGGCTGCCGGTCGCCGGGTTCTCCAACCTGTCCCGAAGGACGGATGCGCCTTGA
- the efp gene encoding elongation factor P yields the protein MISSNDFRTGTTIEVDGEIYRVIEFMHVKPGKGAAFVRTKLKNVKTGAVKETTFRAGEKVPRAHIETREMQYLYNDGDLYTFMDTETFDQITIPKSQLEYELNFLKENMNCFVVMYQGQPIGIDLPNTVELKVIQTEPGIRGDTATGGSKPATVETGYTLQVPFFINEGDVLVIDTRTGNYVSRA from the coding sequence GTGATTTCCAGCAACGATTTTCGCACCGGTACGACGATTGAAGTGGACGGCGAGATCTACCGCGTGATCGAGTTCATGCATGTGAAGCCCGGGAAGGGTGCCGCGTTCGTCCGCACGAAGCTGAAGAACGTCAAGACGGGCGCGGTCAAGGAGACCACCTTCCGGGCGGGGGAGAAGGTGCCGCGCGCGCACATCGAGACGCGCGAGATGCAGTACCTGTATAACGACGGGGATCTGTACACGTTCATGGACACGGAGACGTTTGACCAGATCACCATTCCGAAGTCGCAATTGGAGTACGAGTTGAACTTCCTCAAGGAAAATATGAACTGCTTCGTCGTGATGTACCAGGGGCAGCCCATCGGCATCGATCTGCCGAACACGGTGGAGCTGAAGGTCATCCAGACGGAGCCGGGGATCCGTGGGGACACCGCGACCGGGGGCAGCAAGCCGGCGACGGTGGAGACCGGATACACACTGCAGGTGCCGTTTTTCATCAATGAAGGGGACGTGTTGGTCATCGACACGCGCACCGGCAACTACGTGTCGCGCGCCTGA
- the spoIIIAC gene encoding stage III sporulation protein AC, whose amino-acid sequence MTPEIRAILQIAGIGFLVAFLHSLLKESGKENYAYWTTVVGLVVVFMMVIGYVGNLYREIETVFLRQ is encoded by the coding sequence GTGACACCGGAGATCCGCGCCATCTTGCAAATTGCCGGCATCGGTTTCCTCGTCGCCTTCCTGCATTCCCTGCTCAAGGAGAGCGGCAAGGAGAACTATGCGTATTGGACCACCGTCGTCGGCTTGGTGGTGGTCTTCATGATGGTCATCGGGTATGTCGGCAACCTGTACCGGGAGATTGAAACCGTGTTTTTGCGGCAGTAG
- a CDS encoding DEAD/DEAH box helicase codes for MTGPLADQRMPSTTPPIYWTGQDSFHAFTAYLEREPVGNQAAWNLFRLAATSIQARMASAFDELMALEHVVGFTPLPHQVATAKQVIREMHGRAILADEVGLGKTIEAGLIMKEYLLRGLARKILVLVPASLVLQWTRELNEKFRIRAFAQRHEANWAYYDVIVASLDTAKREPHRSAVLGIEWDMVVVDEAHKLKNSRTKNWQMVNQIPNKYMLLLTATPMQNHLAELHTLITLLQPGRLGNRGQFVQEHTVTARTPKNPAALRAQLTNVMIRNRRRDGAAALPDRHVHVVPLELNPAERKLYDAVQRFLRGEYEVRMARRGSVLPLITLQREICSSPYAALLTLEKMLKRARSDEVRAQIAELMQMAQQIEVPTKIETVLRMLDEIPGKCIVFTEYRATQDFLMYMLRKRGVPAVPFRGGFRRGKKDWMKDLFANRARVLVATESGGEGINLQFCHHMINFDLPWNPMKLEQRIGRIHRLGQTEEVHVYNLSTRNTIEAHIVELLQEKIRMFEMVIGELDYILGDPKRLARFEEDILNLAMTSASDEELRERLHQYGEQVLRLEQGGATE; via the coding sequence GTGACAGGACCGCTCGCGGACCAACGGATGCCGTCCACGACGCCTCCAATCTACTGGACAGGCCAAGACTCGTTTCACGCGTTTACAGCATACCTAGAAAGGGAGCCCGTTGGCAACCAGGCTGCCTGGAACTTATTCCGGCTGGCTGCCACGTCCATCCAAGCCCGGATGGCGTCCGCTTTCGACGAGCTGATGGCGCTCGAGCACGTCGTCGGCTTCACCCCGCTCCCGCACCAGGTGGCGACCGCCAAACAGGTGATTCGGGAGATGCACGGCCGCGCGATCCTCGCGGACGAGGTCGGCCTCGGCAAGACCATCGAAGCCGGACTCATCATGAAGGAGTATCTGCTGCGCGGACTCGCTCGAAAAATCCTCGTCCTGGTTCCGGCCTCCCTCGTCCTGCAGTGGACGCGCGAGTTGAACGAGAAGTTCCGCATTCGGGCGTTTGCCCAACGCCACGAGGCCAACTGGGCCTATTACGACGTCATCGTCGCCTCCCTCGATACCGCCAAACGTGAACCTCATCGATCGGCGGTGCTCGGCATCGAATGGGACATGGTCGTCGTCGACGAAGCGCACAAGTTGAAGAACAGCCGCACGAAAAACTGGCAGATGGTCAATCAGATCCCGAACAAGTACATGCTTTTGCTCACGGCGACGCCGATGCAAAACCATCTGGCCGAGCTGCATACGCTCATCACCTTGCTGCAGCCGGGCCGGTTGGGCAACCGCGGGCAATTCGTGCAGGAGCACACCGTCACCGCCCGCACGCCAAAAAACCCGGCTGCCCTCCGGGCCCAGTTGACCAACGTGATGATTCGCAACCGTCGCCGCGACGGCGCCGCCGCGTTGCCGGACAGGCACGTGCACGTCGTCCCGCTCGAGTTGAACCCCGCGGAACGCAAGCTGTACGACGCGGTACAGCGGTTCTTGCGCGGGGAATACGAGGTGCGGATGGCGCGGCGGGGATCGGTGTTGCCGCTCATCACCCTGCAGCGTGAAATCTGCTCGTCCCCGTACGCCGCGTTGTTGACGCTGGAGAAGATGCTCAAGCGCGCACGCAGTGACGAGGTCCGCGCCCAGATTGCGGAGCTGATGCAGATGGCGCAGCAGATCGAAGTACCCACCAAGATTGAGACCGTCCTACGCATGCTGGACGAAATTCCCGGCAAATGCATCGTCTTCACGGAGTACCGCGCGACCCAAGATTTCCTGATGTACATGTTGCGCAAGCGCGGCGTCCCCGCCGTCCCGTTCCGGGGCGGATTCCGGCGGGGTAAGAAGGATTGGATGAAGGACCTGTTCGCCAATCGAGCGCGGGTGCTCGTCGCCACAGAGTCGGGCGGGGAGGGCATCAACCTGCAGTTTTGCCACCACATGATCAACTTCGACCTGCCATGGAATCCCATGAAACTGGAGCAGCGCATCGGGCGCATCCACCGGCTCGGCCAGACCGAGGAGGTGCACGTGTACAACCTGTCCACCCGCAACACCATCGAGGCGCATATCGTGGAGTTGTTGCAGGAGAAGATCCGCATGTTTGAGATGGTGATCGGGGAGCTCGACTACATCCTCGGCGACCCGAAGCGGCTGGCGCGGTTTGAAGAAGATATCCTCAACCTGGCGATGACCAGCGCCAGCGATGAAGAGTTGAGGGAGCGCCTGCATCAGTACGGCGAACAGGTGCTGCGCCTGGAACAGGGAGGTGCGACGGAATGA
- a CDS encoding M24 family metallopeptidase, which yields MSGRLDRLRAEMAARGLEAMLVSSPENRRYVSGFTGTSANVLVTADRALVITDFRYTQQAKAQCTGFEVVQQQASHAGAFLELLAEVVQSLGVKAVGFEQDYLTYGEVERYRALEKTVPGFTWVPVSGVVERLRMVKDEAEIAILEEAARIADEAFEHVLGVLRPGLTERDVALELEIQMRKRGASGAAFDTIVASGWRSAMPHGVASDKVLEAGDLVTMDFGALYQGYCSDLTRTVVIGKANPRQREIYERVLEAQRLALAAVRPGITGRELDAVARDALARHGLAEAFGHSLGHGIGLAIHEDPRISKSGEDVLEPGMVITIEPGVYLPEWGGVRIEEDVLVTPDGGRVLTLSAKDTLIEV from the coding sequence ATGAGCGGCAGATTGGACCGGTTGCGCGCGGAGATGGCCGCGCGCGGACTGGAGGCGATGCTCGTATCGAGCCCGGAAAACCGGCGTTATGTCAGCGGGTTCACCGGTACCTCCGCCAATGTGCTGGTGACGGCTGACCGCGCGCTCGTCATCACCGACTTTCGGTACACGCAGCAGGCGAAAGCGCAGTGTACGGGATTTGAGGTGGTGCAGCAACAGGCCTCACACGCAGGGGCGTTTCTCGAGCTGTTGGCCGAGGTCGTCCAGTCTCTGGGCGTGAAAGCGGTGGGATTTGAGCAAGACTACCTCACATACGGTGAGGTGGAGCGCTACCGGGCGTTGGAGAAGACCGTGCCCGGCTTCACCTGGGTACCCGTTTCCGGAGTGGTGGAACGCCTTCGCATGGTCAAGGACGAGGCGGAGATCGCCATCCTCGAGGAGGCGGCCCGCATCGCGGACGAAGCGTTCGAGCACGTGCTCGGCGTGCTCCGGCCGGGGCTGACGGAGCGGGACGTGGCCCTTGAACTCGAGATCCAGATGCGCAAACGAGGGGCTTCCGGGGCGGCGTTCGACACCATCGTGGCTTCCGGCTGGCGATCGGCGATGCCGCACGGGGTGGCCAGCGACAAGGTCCTCGAGGCGGGGGACCTGGTGACGATGGACTTCGGTGCCCTGTACCAAGGATATTGCTCGGACCTGACCCGTACGGTGGTCATCGGCAAGGCCAATCCGCGCCAACGCGAGATCTACGAACGCGTGCTGGAGGCGCAGCGGCTGGCCCTGGCGGCGGTCCGACCCGGCATCACAGGCCGGGAGCTGGACGCTGTGGCGCGGGACGCCCTGGCACGACATGGCTTGGCGGAGGCGTTCGGCCACTCCCTGGGACATGGCATCGGCTTGGCAATCCACGAGGATCCGCGCATCTCCAAGAGCGGAGAGGACGTCCTTGAACCCGGGATGGTCATCACCATCGAACCGGGCGTCTACTTGCCCGAGTGGGGCGGGGTGCGGATCGAGGAAGATGTGCTCGTCACGCCCGATGGCGGGCGGGTGTTGACGCTTTCAGCCAAGGACACGTTGATCGAGGTTTGA
- the aroQ gene encoding type II 3-dehydroquinate dehydratase: MAERPYLLVVNGPNLNRLGLREPQVYGTETLHDVCARVREAADAFGVAVKDFQSNHEGALIDFLQQYGPGAIGIVLNPGAFGHYGYALRDCVADIGRPVIEVHISNVHRREAFRHQLVLAPVVLGQIVGLGTAGYVLAARHLLELWRRERGGERE; this comes from the coding sequence ATGGCTGAGCGACCGTATCTACTCGTCGTGAACGGGCCGAATCTGAACCGCCTCGGGCTGCGTGAGCCTCAGGTGTATGGCACCGAGACCCTCCACGATGTGTGCGCGCGCGTCCGCGAAGCGGCCGACGCCTTCGGGGTCGCCGTGAAAGACTTCCAATCCAACCACGAGGGCGCCCTGATTGATTTTTTGCAGCAGTACGGGCCGGGGGCCATTGGGATCGTCCTCAACCCAGGCGCCTTCGGCCATTATGGGTACGCCCTGCGAGATTGCGTAGCGGACATCGGGCGGCCCGTCATTGAGGTGCACATCTCGAACGTGCACCGCCGGGAGGCGTTCCGCCATCAGCTCGTGCTCGCCCCCGTGGTCCTGGGGCAGATCGTCGGGCTCGGCACGGCGGGATACGTGTTGGCGGCCCGGCATCTGCTGGAACTGTGGAGGCGGGAGCGAGGGGGAGAACGCGAATGA
- a CDS encoding histidine phosphatase family protein, translating to MTELWIVRHGETDWNAEGRVQGWTDIPLNGNGLRQAARLADWLRTTPFTVILSSDLVRAKATAEILAAGRGVPIILDVDLRERCFGRIEGTRRDPRADARAVIPSPQDGAESETQVRQRAERFLARVAASYPHARVLCVSHGGWIRALLRSLGVTHEVSLHNTGITRLIHRDGQWQVAAIDDVRHLQDEGPVPTSQRTRPAMPAARP from the coding sequence GTGACCGAGCTGTGGATTGTGCGCCATGGAGAGACCGATTGGAACGCGGAGGGCCGGGTTCAGGGCTGGACCGACATCCCGCTCAACGGGAACGGCCTGCGCCAGGCGGCACGGCTCGCCGATTGGTTGCGCACGACGCCGTTCACCGTCATCCTCAGCAGCGATCTCGTGCGGGCCAAGGCCACGGCCGAGATCTTGGCAGCCGGCCGAGGTGTTCCCATCATCCTCGACGTCGACCTGCGAGAGCGGTGTTTCGGACGAATCGAAGGCACTCGGCGCGACCCTCGAGCCGACGCGCGCGCCGTCATCCCGTCGCCACAGGATGGGGCGGAGTCGGAAACCCAGGTGCGCCAGCGGGCCGAGCGGTTCCTCGCTCGGGTCGCCGCCAGCTATCCGCACGCCCGGGTGCTGTGCGTCAGCCATGGCGGATGGATTCGGGCGTTGCTCCGGTCACTCGGCGTCACACACGAAGTCTCCCTGCATAACACCGGGATCACGCGCCTCATCCACCGGGACGGCCAGTGGCAGGTGGCGGCCATCGACGATGTCCGCCATCTGCAGGATGAAGGCCCGGTTCCGACTTCGCAGCGGACCCGACCCGCTATGCCGGCGGCGCGCCCTTAG
- the gcvPB gene encoding aminomethyl-transferring glycine dehydrogenase subunit GcvPB, producing MSLQREGDQPLVFERSRPGRRAYSLPALDVPEAPLEEMAPYVRPSDVRLPELSEVDVIRHYTALSTRNHGVDSGFYPLGSCTMKYNPKRNERAARLPGFANIHPLQPQPTVQGALELMHTLQGFLAEITGMDAVSLQPAAGAQGEWTGLMMIAAYHRDRGERRDKVIVPDSAHGTNPASVTMAGLKAVTIPSNPDGSVNLDALRKAVGPDTAALMLTNPNTLGLFETQIEEVAQIVHAAGGLLYYDGANMNAILGYARPGDMGFDVVHLNLHKTFSTPHGGGGPGRGPSVSRRTSSPICPNRRWKSRRTERTGSTGTVRDPSAR from the coding sequence GTGAGCCTGCAACGGGAAGGCGATCAGCCGTTGGTGTTTGAACGCAGCCGGCCGGGACGGCGGGCGTACAGTTTGCCGGCGCTGGACGTACCGGAGGCGCCCCTGGAAGAGATGGCGCCGTACGTGCGGCCGTCCGACGTGCGTCTGCCGGAGCTCAGCGAGGTCGACGTCATTCGCCACTATACGGCCCTGTCGACCCGCAACCACGGGGTGGACTCCGGGTTTTACCCGCTCGGATCGTGCACGATGAAGTACAACCCGAAGCGCAACGAGCGCGCGGCCCGGTTGCCCGGGTTTGCCAACATCCACCCGCTGCAGCCCCAGCCCACCGTCCAGGGCGCGCTGGAATTGATGCACACGCTGCAGGGATTTCTCGCGGAGATCACCGGCATGGATGCGGTCAGCCTGCAGCCAGCCGCTGGCGCGCAGGGTGAGTGGACCGGGTTGATGATGATCGCTGCCTATCACCGGGATCGCGGTGAGCGGCGGGACAAGGTGATTGTTCCGGATTCCGCTCACGGGACCAATCCGGCGTCGGTGACGATGGCGGGCCTCAAAGCGGTGACCATCCCCTCGAATCCCGACGGGAGCGTCAACCTGGACGCCCTGCGCAAGGCGGTGGGCCCGGACACGGCGGCGTTGATGCTGACGAATCCCAACACCCTCGGGCTGTTCGAGACGCAGATTGAGGAGGTCGCGCAGATTGTGCACGCGGCGGGCGGCCTATTGTATTACGACGGGGCCAACATGAACGCGATTCTCGGGTACGCCCGGCCCGGCGACATGGGCTTCGACGTGGTCCACCTCAACCTGCACAAGACCTTTTCGACGCCGCACGGGGGCGGCGGCCCGGGGCGGGGCCCGTCGGTGTCAAGGCGCACCTCGAGCCCTATCTGCCCAAACCGACGGTGGAAAAGCAGGCGGACGGAACGTACCGGCTCAACTGGGACCGTCCGCGATCCATCGGCAAGGTGA